A region of the Thermincola ferriacetica genome:
TCTCTATGGGAGATGTAGCCGCTTCGGGAGGATACTGGATTGCTGCCAAGGGTGATAAAATTGTGGCCAATCCGGGTACTGTTACCGGGAGTATCGGGGTTATTATGGAATCCCTGAATATGTCTGACTTATATAACAAAGTAGGGATAGCCGACCAATCAATAAAAAGCGGCGCCCACAAGGATATGGGCAGTCCAAGCAGGCCGTTAACCCAGGAAGAAAAGGTTATATTGCAGTCGATGGTTGACGACATGTTTAACCAATTTGTTGATGTAGTGGCCAAGGGACGCCGGATGAAAAGAGAAGATGTGTTAAAAATTGCTGACGGACGGGTTTTTACCGGGCGACAGGCAAAATCACTGGGCTTGGTTGACGAACTGGGGAATTATTATGACGCCGTCAGATTAACTGCCAAACTGGCCGGTATAAAAGGCGAACCGGAAGTGGTTGAATTGAAGCCGAAAGATCCATGGGCAAGCTTTTTTGGTAAAGCAATGCTAAGCTTTGGTATTAGAGATTATGAAGGGATTCTGAAAGCGGCAGAGACCAGGGATTTGCCCAGATACATGTTGCTATGGCCTGATCTGTTAAGACGGTAAGAGGGTGAATATAAATGGAAGATATGAATGAGACTGTGGAAACAGTACCTGCCTCTGTAAATATTACCTTTACCGAACTTATTTATGGAACGTTATTTAAGCCTGGTGAAACATTCCGTAAAGTAGCCAAGGCAAAGCCGGTTTTTAAATGTTTCCTGGTATTTAGTGGGGTAATATTACTAAATATGCTCACCGGCATTATTTTAGCGCCACATTCGCTGGCGAAAGGTGGATTACCTGCGAACCTTGCTGAAGTTATTGGGGGCATACTGCCTTTTTTGGCGATTATCGGAGCCGTTTTTGCATATTTGAACTGGGTTGTGCTGGCAGGGTTGTTTAGTTTATTCGCGGAGTTTTTTACTGGTCAGGGTTCGGCTCTTGGGATTTTCAGCGTGATGGGATTGGTAGAACTGCCAAGGCTGGCGACTTTACCGTTGCAAGTAATCGGAGTGGTAAGTGGCAAACCTTTTCTGACGACCTTTTTTTCAATCTTGGCTGGGTTTATTTACTTTATCTGGTGGGCTGTGCTTATGGTGATTGGCATTAGAGAGGCCCATTCCTTAACAACAGGTAGGGCAGTTGCTGTTGTTGCGGCGCCCGTATTTTTGATAGCTTTAGCATTAATAGTTATTTCCATAGCCGGGCTTGGGCTGATGATGCCGCTGTTGAATGTATTAAATGCAGGTGGAATAATGTAGGGGTAAAAAGGTATTAAATGGAGGTCAAAATTTGTCGAAAAACAGCGCAATATTTTGCGTTGTTTTTTTTTGCAATTAGCAGGATAATACAATGCTCTTACCGAAATAAATGCATAAATAGCAATATCTAGCTATTTCATACAAATGAAAACCCTACCCGACCTTGAAAGAAGGTGGAACCGGTGACAAAAAAAGTGGAGCTTTTGGTTGTGGACGACCAGATAGGTGTAAGGCGGCTTCTGTTTGAGGCTTTTCGACAGGATGATTATAATGTGGAACTGGCCGGCAGCGGCCTTGAGGCTATAGATAAAATAAAGCAAAAAAAGCCGGATGTAATTTTGATGGACATGAAGATGCCGGGTATGAACGGCCTGGAAACATTAAAAGAAATAAAGAAATTAGATTTCAATCCTAATATAATAATGATGACGGCATATGGCGAAGTGGATATAGTTTCCGAAGCGATGAATCTGGGAGTAAAAGAATATGTCACCAAACCTTTTGATATTAACGAATTACGGGAAATGGTAAAAAAAGTGGTGGAAAACAGCGAAAAGGCCAGTTAGGAAGTTTGTCCGGTTTAAAGGACAAACTTTTTTTTTAGCGTGCTGTCCTATCTTAGATTAAGGAGTTACAATAAAACTGCCATTAAGCTTGCCAAAGCTAATAAGAGGATATCAATAGTGCGCAAAAAAGAGGAATTTTTTGTTTAGTGGCGAAGTAAGAATACTTGAGGAGGTCATTCTATGATTATCGCTACTGAAACTGTGATTGCAATGCGCTGCCCGTCTTGCGGGAAGCTTGAATTTCATAAACTGTCACGGTTCGATTTTGCCGGAACCAATACTGTAAAGGTTTCTTGCACTTGCGGAGCGCCCAAACTGATTATCGGGACGAAAAACCGGCAACAATTCTGGCTGCAAATTCCCTGTGTTTTGTGTGAAACAAACCACCTGGTTTACTATAGAGCCAGACAACTGTGGAATGAGCAAGTTAATTTCTTTTATTGTTCCGACACCAACGTGGAGTTGGGTTTCTTTGGCCCTGATGAAAAAGTACGCGCTGTGGCGGAGAACTATGAACATAACCTGGAAACCCTGGTGGACGAATTGGGATACGATGACTATTTCTTCAATCCGGAAGTTATGTTTGAAGTGTTAAATTACCTGCATGATTTTGCTGAAGAGGGGTATCTTTACTGCGAATGCGGCAGTTTTCAGATTGAAATTGATATCTTTCCTGACCGTATCGAGCTGCAGTGCAAGGATTGTGGAGCCGAATCGGTAGTCTATGCGGAAACCGACGACGATTTAATCAATATCCAAAATATCAAGAAAATTGAATTGGTTAAAAACGGCTTTAAATTTCTTAATTCCATAAAGAATAACAATTCCAATTCCGGTAAAAACAGCGGTCCTAAACCGAAAAAAAGAAATAAACGGTAATTGCCGTTGACGGGTTTTGGATATGAGCTTTTGGAGATAATAGAAAAGACAAATACATAAGTTTAAATATTTTAAGGGGGTTGTTCAATTAATGTCACTGGTTCCTGTTAGTGATTTATTGCGGAAAGCAGAGGAAGGGAAATATGCTGTCGGCGCATTTAACTGCAACAACATGGAAATAGTTCAGGCCATAATTGCCGCGGCAGAGGCTGAAAAGGCGCCGGTTATCATGCAAGCAAGTCAGGGGGCTATTAAATATGCCGGCATAGATTACATAACCGCCATGGCCAGGGTTGCCGCCGAGAAGGCTTCCATACCCGTGGCTTTGCACCTGGATCATGGGACCAGTTTTGAACAGGTAATGCAATGTATCAGGCATGGTTTCAGTTCTGTTATGATAGATGGTTCCAAGCTACCTTTGGAAGAGAACATTGACCTGACCAACCGGGTGCTTGCCGTGGCAAGAGCCGTCGGCGTTTCTGTCGAGGCGGAGTTAGGAAAAATCGGCGGAACAGAAGACGATATATCTGTGACAGACCGGGAAGCCCTTATGACTGATCCCGAGGAAGCTAAATATTTTGTGGAAAAAACCGGTGTTGATTCTTTGGCGGTCGCCATCGGGACGGCCCATGGCAGGTACAAGGGCGAACCCAAGCTGGACTTTGAACGGCTGCAAAAAATCAGGTCTCTGGTGAATATCCCCATTGTGCTGCATGGTTCATCGGGCGTACCCGATGATGCTATCAAAACAGCTATCGAACTAGGGGTTAGAAAGGTAAACATAGATACAAATATCAGGGAAGCATTTGTTGATAAATGTCGCGAAGTATTGGCCAAGTATCCGGATGAAATTGACCCACGCAAGGTTTTGGGGCCTGCTAAAGAGGCGGCAATTGAAATTATCAGGGAAAAGATAAGAGTCTTCGGCAGTAATGGCAAGGCATAATAGAGCAGGACAACCTGCTCTATTTTACTAACTTATTGAAAATATGCCGCAGTCTATTTTTTTCGACATTTTTCTTAACTGACCAGTTGTATAATTGGTAACAAGGAAAAAGGAATGGCTTTTTATGGGACTTATCAACTGGCCGGAAGGGGTGGTTATGTAAAAAACTCACAGTGTTTATGAAAAACTTACTATGTAAGTAATAAAAAATGGGGGGAAAAACTGTGTTTAATAAAAAATTGTTATTAGTGTTTGCTTTATGTTTTGTTGTCTTTTTAGGGGCTTCGCCGGCTTTTGCCGGAGAAGTGGGGCTGCAGTTCAATAACAAACCTCTGCAGGGGGATGTGGAACCGGTCATAGAATCGGGACGGACACTGGTTCCGTTAAGAGCAATCTGCGATGCTTTGGGAGCCAACATTGTTTGGGAAAATGATTCCGGCACCGTTAAGATTCAAAAAAGCGGTAAGGAAATAAAATTGAAGCTGGACAGTAAAGAAGTATATGTCAATGGTCAGCGGAGCGGAAATTTAGAAGTGCCTGCCAGGTCGATAGACGGTCGGGCCATGGTTCCTGTCCGTTTCGTATCCGAAACCCTGGGAGCCCAGGTAAATTGGGATGCTCAGACCCGGACCGTCAGCATTATCCACGAAGAGAAAAAAGACAATATGCTGCCCAAAGAACTTTACGCAAAATCGAATCAGGCCATGCTGAATGTAAAAAGTTACAGGTTTAACGGCAAAGGAACAACAAAGACTACCACATTAGGGCAGACCATGGAGGGCGAGGTCACGTTAGAAGGCGCTTTCAAGGCGCCGGCAGAAATGTATTTAAAAGAAGTAGTCAAGTCGGCCAATGAGTTTATAAAAATGGATATTCCCATAGAAATGTATGTCCGTAATAATAAGGAAGTATATACCAGGGTCATGGACCAGGATTGGCAAAAGATCGATATAGAACTACCAGATAATTTAAACAACGAACCCGGTGCACAAAAACAGGA
Encoded here:
- the sppA gene encoding signal peptide peptidase SppA; this encodes MQKKLVVGIILGICILSLVIALAVEPGEKPLISGPKYDNAIGLISIEGPITGGDAGGLFEVSAGAESIMEQLREAARDKSLKAVIIRINSPGGTVAASQEIGEEVEKVRKAGKKVVISMGDVAASGGYWIAAKGDKIVANPGTVTGSIGVIMESLNMSDLYNKVGIADQSIKSGAHKDMGSPSRPLTQEEKVILQSMVDDMFNQFVDVVAKGRRMKREDVLKIADGRVFTGRQAKSLGLVDELGNYYDAVRLTAKLAGIKGEPEVVELKPKDPWASFFGKAMLSFGIRDYEGILKAAETRDLPRYMLLWPDLLRR
- a CDS encoding Yip1 family protein, with translation MEDMNETVETVPASVNITFTELIYGTLFKPGETFRKVAKAKPVFKCFLVFSGVILLNMLTGIILAPHSLAKGGLPANLAEVIGGILPFLAIIGAVFAYLNWVVLAGLFSLFAEFFTGQGSALGIFSVMGLVELPRLATLPLQVIGVVSGKPFLTTFFSILAGFIYFIWWAVLMVIGIREAHSLTTGRAVAVVAAPVFLIALALIVISIAGLGLMMPLLNVLNAGGIM
- a CDS encoding response regulator, which gives rise to MTKKVELLVVDDQIGVRRLLFEAFRQDDYNVELAGSGLEAIDKIKQKKPDVILMDMKMPGMNGLETLKEIKKLDFNPNIIMMTAYGEVDIVSEAMNLGVKEYVTKPFDINELREMVKKVVENSEKAS
- a CDS encoding class II fructose-1,6-bisphosphate aldolase: MSLVPVSDLLRKAEEGKYAVGAFNCNNMEIVQAIIAAAEAEKAPVIMQASQGAIKYAGIDYITAMARVAAEKASIPVALHLDHGTSFEQVMQCIRHGFSSVMIDGSKLPLEENIDLTNRVLAVARAVGVSVEAELGKIGGTEDDISVTDREALMTDPEEAKYFVEKTGVDSLAVAIGTAHGRYKGEPKLDFERLQKIRSLVNIPIVLHGSSGVPDDAIKTAIELGVRKVNIDTNIREAFVDKCREVLAKYPDEIDPRKVLGPAKEAAIEIIREKIRVFGSNGKA
- a CDS encoding copper amine oxidase N-terminal domain-containing protein: MFNKKLLLVFALCFVVFLGASPAFAGEVGLQFNNKPLQGDVEPVIESGRTLVPLRAICDALGANIVWENDSGTVKIQKSGKEIKLKLDSKEVYVNGQRSGNLEVPARSIDGRAMVPVRFVSETLGAQVNWDAQTRTVSIIHEEKKDNMLPKELYAKSNQAMLNVKSYRFNGKGTTKTTTLGQTMEGEVTLEGAFKAPAEMYLKEVVKSANEFIKMDIPIEMYVRNNKEVYTRVMDQDWQKIDIELPDNLNNEPGAQKQDPTQVLKELEEFGLIFSYGDEAVIEGKSYYVLHTRIDQEKYKNKLIETVDQMKLPAGDKGIVIDEAKMKEELKNTYRNMKFDVSYKIFIDKQTFYITRMEVGSYTKMKMAGFSGTKGEIVTYLDLVMNLTDFGQEVTMPQVN